The Sphingomonas sp. NBWT7 nucleotide sequence TCGGTATCCAGGCGTTCGAGCCCGTCCTGATCGAGGGCAAGGCGATCCAGCTTCACCCGCTCGTCTGCTCGGCGTTCAACGCCGACTTCGACGGTGACCAGATGGCCGTGCACGTTCCGCTGAGCCTCGAGGCGCAGCTGGAAGCGCGCGTCCTGATGATGTCGACCAACAACATCCTGTCGCCCGCCAACGGCAAGCCGATCATCGTGCCGTCGCAGGACATGGTGCTCGGGCTCTACTATCTCTCGATGGAGAAGCAGAACGAGCCGGGCGAAGGCATGCTGCTCGCCGACATGGAGGAAGTGCACCAGGCGTTGTTCAATGGCGCGGTAACGCTGCACACAAAGATCGTCAGCCGCGTTCCGCAGACCGACGAGAACGGCAAGCAGTATCTCAAGCGCTACGAGACGACGCCGGGCCGCATGCTGCTGGGCGAAACGCTGCCCAAGTCGCACCGCGTGCCGTTCGAGACGGTCAATCGCCTGCTGACCAAGAAGGACGTCACCGACGTCATCGACGAGGTCTATCGTCACACCGGCCAGAAGGAGACGGTGCTGTTCGCCGACGCGATCATGGCGCTGGGCTTCCGCCACGCGTTCCGTGCCGGCATCTCGTTCGGCAAGGATGACATGCTCGTCGCGCCGGACAAGGACAAGCTGGTCGACGAAACGCGCGATCAGGTGAAGGACTTCGAGCAGCAGTATCAGGACGGCCTGATCACGCAGCAGGAGAAGTACAACAAGGTGATCGACGCCTGGAGCCGCTGCGGCGACCAGGTGGCGAACTCGATGATGAACGAGATCAAGGCCGTTCGCCTCGACGAGGAAACCGGCCGTGAGAAGCCGATCAACTCGATCTACATGATGGCGCACTCGGGTGCGCGTGGTTCGCAGGCGCAGATCAAGCAGCTCGCTGGCATGCGCGGCTTGATGGCCAAGCCGTCGGGCGAGATCATCGAGACGCCAATCATCTCGAACTTCAAGGAGGGGCTGACCGTCCTTGAATACTTCAACTCCACCCACGGCGCGCGCAAGGGCCTCGCGGACACGGCGTTGAAGACCGCGAACTCGGGCTATCTCACCCGCCGCCTCGTCGACGTGTCGCAGGACTGCGTCATCGTCGAGGACGATTGCGGCACCGAGCGCGCGCTCGAAATGAAGGCGATCGTGCAGGGCGGCTCGACCATCGCGTCGCTCGGCGAGCGTATCCTTGGCCGCACCACGGCCGAGGACATCGTCGACGCCAAGTCGAACGAAGTGCTGATCCCGATCGGCACGCTGCTCGACGAGCCGATGGTGGCGCGGATCGAGGCGACCGGTGTTCAGGCGGTCAAGATCCGCTCGCCGCTGGTCTGCGAGAGCAAGATCGGCGTGTGCGGCAAGTGCTATGGGCGCGATCTCGCCCGCGGCACGCCGGTCAACATCGGCGAGGCGGTCGGCGTCATCGCGGCGCAGTCGATCGGTGAGCCGGGCACGCAGCTGACGATGCGCACCTTCCACATCGGCGGCGCGGCGCAGCTCAACGAGCAGTCGAACCTCGAGGCGCCGGTCGACGGCACCGTCGAGTATCGCGACCTGCGTATCATTGTCGATCAGCGCAGCCGGCGCATCGTGCTCAGCCGCTCGGGCGAGATCGCGATCGTCGACATGGACGGCCGCGAGCTCGCGGTGCACAAGATCCCGTACGGCGCGACCGTGCTGTGCGACGATGGCCACATCGTCAGCGCCGGCGATCGTCTGGCGGAGTGGGATCCGTTCACCATGCCGCTCATCACCGAGACGGGTGGTACCGCGAAGTTCCAGGACCTGATCGAGGGCAAGACGCTCACCGAGCAGGTCGACGAGGCGACGGGCATCGCCCAGCGCGTCGTGATCGAATATCGCGCCGCGGGCCGGTCGAAGGAGGATCTGCGTCCGCGCATCACCCTGCTCGACGAGGGTTCGGGTGAGGCCGCGCGCTACATGCTGGCGCCGGGTGCGGTGCTCTCGGTCGAGGACGGCGCCACCGTCTACGCCGGCGACGTCGTCGCCCGCGTGGCGCGCGAGTCGGCCAAGACGCGCGACATCACCGGCGGTCTGCCGCGCGTCGCCGAGCTGTTCGAGGCGCGCAAGCCGAAGGAAAATGCGATCATCGCAAAGGTCTCGGGCCGTGTGGTGTTCGGCAAGGACTATAAGGCGAAGCGCAAGATCGGCATCCAGCCCGAGGACGGCGGCGAGGTGGTGGAATACCTCATCCCCAAGTCCAAGGTGATCGACGTCCAGGAAGGTGACTACGTCAAGCGTGGCGACAATCTGATCGGCGGCAGCCCGGATCCGCACGACATTCTCGAGGTGCTCGGCATTGAGCCGCTCGCGGAATATCTCGTGTCGGAAATCCAGGAAGTCTATCGACTCCAGGGCGTGAAGATCAACGACAAGCACATCGAGACGATCGTTCGTCAGATGCTGCAGAAGGTCGAGATCACCGTCGCGGGCGACACCACGTTGCTTCCGGGTGAGCAGGTCGATCGTGCCGAGATGGACGAGGTGAACGCCAAGCTCGGCAAGAACGAGACGCCGGCGCAGGGCAAGCCGATCCTCCTCGGCATCACCAAGGCGTCGCTGCAGACCCGGTCGTTCATCTCGGCCGCGTCGTTCCAGGAGACCACCCGCGTCCTCACCGAGGCGGCGGTCCAGGGCAAGCAGGACACGCTGATGGGCCTGAAGGAGAACGTCATCGTCGGCCGGCTCATCCCGGCTGGTACCGGCGCGGGCATGAACCGCCTGCGCGTCGCGGCGACGTCGCGTGACGTCGCGCTGCGTGCACAGCAGAAGAAGCTGGCCGATGCGATGATCGTCGCGCCGACCAGCGCGGCCGAGCAGCGCCAGGCGGAGAACGAGCGCAGCGTGCGCGACGACGCCGGCACCGGCGACGATCCACTCGCCTCGGTCGTTCCCTCGGGCGATGGCAGCGATGCCGCCGCGGGCGAGTATCTGAACGACTGATCGCGTCGATCACAACGAACGCGAACGACCCCGCCGGAGCGATCCGGCGGGGTTTCTTGTGGATGTCTTCGATGGCTCAGTTGCCGGCGAACGTCCGCGACAGGCCGTGGTACAGTTTCTCGCGACATACAGCCCGGCTCGCGCCGTCAGCGAGAAACGCCGCAGCGAACATTGGCAGCATCAATCCACGGCTCGCGGTCGTCTCCGCGAGGATGATCACGGCGGTCAGCGGTGCGCGCACGACGCCGGTGAAATAGGCGACCATGCCCAGGATCACGACCGCCTGCGCCGATTCGCCAGGGAAGACCGCGCGCAGCAGGTTGCCGACCCCTGCACCGACCGCGAGGCTCGGCGCGAAGATGCCGCCAGGCAGCCCCGCGACCGCGGTCGCCAGCGTTGCGACGAACTTCGCCGGGCCGAACCACAAGGGCGCGTCCGCCCCGGTGATCATCGCCCGCGCCGCGCCATAGCCGGTTCCCCAGGTGAGCCCTGTCGCGACGCCGAGCACCGCGACGATCGCGCCGCACAGCCCTGCGAACAGTACCGGGCGCGCCTTGCTCCACCGCGTGAGCCGGCTGCCGCCCGTCGCCAGCGCGAG carries:
- the rpoC gene encoding DNA-directed RNA polymerase subunit beta'; the encoded protein is MNELTNFANPVAKPETFDQIQIGIASPDRIRSWSFGEIKKPETINYRTFKPERDGLFCARIFGPIKDYECLCGKYKRMKYKGIVCEKCGVEVTVSKVRRERMGHIELAAPVAHIWFLKSLPSRIGLLLDMQLKQLERVLYFEAYIVIEPGLTPLEKFQLLTEDELLEAQDEYGEDAFSAGIGAEAVRIMLESLDLEGEKTALLEELAVTKSELKPKKIIKRLKVVESFLESGNRPEWMILEVVPVIPPELRPLVPLDGGRFATSDLNDLYRRVINRNNRLKRLMELRAPDIIVRNEKRMLQEAVDALFDNGRRGRTITGANKRPLKSLSDMLKGKQGRFRQNLLGKRVDYSGRSVIVTGPELKLHQCGLPKKMALELFKPFIYARLDAKGLSMTLKQAKKWVEKERKEVWDILDEVIREHPVMLNRAPTLHRLGIQAFEPVLIEGKAIQLHPLVCSAFNADFDGDQMAVHVPLSLEAQLEARVLMMSTNNILSPANGKPIIVPSQDMVLGLYYLSMEKQNEPGEGMLLADMEEVHQALFNGAVTLHTKIVSRVPQTDENGKQYLKRYETTPGRMLLGETLPKSHRVPFETVNRLLTKKDVTDVIDEVYRHTGQKETVLFADAIMALGFRHAFRAGISFGKDDMLVAPDKDKLVDETRDQVKDFEQQYQDGLITQQEKYNKVIDAWSRCGDQVANSMMNEIKAVRLDEETGREKPINSIYMMAHSGARGSQAQIKQLAGMRGLMAKPSGEIIETPIISNFKEGLTVLEYFNSTHGARKGLADTALKTANSGYLTRRLVDVSQDCVIVEDDCGTERALEMKAIVQGGSTIASLGERILGRTTAEDIVDAKSNEVLIPIGTLLDEPMVARIEATGVQAVKIRSPLVCESKIGVCGKCYGRDLARGTPVNIGEAVGVIAAQSIGEPGTQLTMRTFHIGGAAQLNEQSNLEAPVDGTVEYRDLRIIVDQRSRRIVLSRSGEIAIVDMDGRELAVHKIPYGATVLCDDGHIVSAGDRLAEWDPFTMPLITETGGTAKFQDLIEGKTLTEQVDEATGIAQRVVIEYRAAGRSKEDLRPRITLLDEGSGEAARYMLAPGAVLSVEDGATVYAGDVVARVARESAKTRDITGGLPRVAELFEARKPKENAIIAKVSGRVVFGKDYKAKRKIGIQPEDGGEVVEYLIPKSKVIDVQEGDYVKRGDNLIGGSPDPHDILEVLGIEPLAEYLVSEIQEVYRLQGVKINDKHIETIVRQMLQKVEITVAGDTTLLPGEQVDRAEMDEVNAKLGKNETPAQGKPILLGITKASLQTRSFISAASFQETTRVLTEAAVQGKQDTLMGLKENVIVGRLIPAGTGAGMNRLRVAATSRDVALRAQQKKLADAMIVAPTSAAEQRQAENERSVRDDAGTGDDPLASVVPSGDGSDAAAGEYLND